GCCCTCTACTGTATTCCATGAGAACGGAGTGGATCGAAGTACCGCAATTGTGTCCTTGGCGATCATTGGAGAGAGGATCTTTGGTACAAGCATCTTTGTGGTGAATCTGAACACGCTCGACCAAGGCCCGTAGCCTGTGGTTGTTCTGGCTCGTATGCGCCAATAGTAGGTGGTGCCCCTTGCCAACTTCGCGATCGTAGTATCAAGGCGGAAGGTATTCGCTCGAAGGTGGACAACGTTGAAATTGTTGTTCTTCGATACTTCCAGCATGTATTCGCCTGAACCCACTGCAGCGGTCCACGTGAGGGTCTGAACAGTATCAACTTCAACTACACCATCCAATGGAGTTACGAGTAACGGGGGGAAGCACTCCTTGTATGCAAGCATATACTCCCCACTGAGCAGCTCCGCTGTGGTAAGTTGCTTTGTAGCAGCAGAGTACGTCGCATTGATCTGTGTAAAGCCGCCAACACCCTCCACGGGTCGATGGTAGAGTTTGATCATATTCGGATACTCAACGAGCGAGATGGAGCCGAGGTCGAGGCTAAGAGTACCACCCACGCGGTTCAGATGCTTAAATCGAACCGTCCATCGCATCGGGATAACTCCGCATGCAGCGCCTTCGCCATGTGCGATGAGATGGGGCTCATAGGAGTGTCGTTCAACAACAACTGATGTCGGTGCATCCACCCGTGTGATGTTGGCCGACACGTACGTTGTGGAATCGTTTCGCGTGAAGGATATGTTACCAGGGGCGGTAATTCTCCTGAAGACACCCGTCATATACAGTTCACACTTCAGAACACGGTAGGCGGAGAAGTTCGCCTCTTCGTTGTTGGTGATCTGTGCTTGGACCACCCCGTCCCTATCCACTTCGTGGGCAACAACATTGGTGGAACCGGAACCATATCCAATGAGCACGTTACCATTTTCGAGCTCTTGCACATTGCCCATGTTGTTTGCGTACATGGGAGGAGAAGGCTTGTATTCCCAGACACGGGTTGCGGTCTTGGCAACTTCGTCGAGTTGATACTCCACTGCTCTAGACTCAGCCGTTGGTTTCGTGTTGCCATTATCAAACAAGAGCAACGTACCATCTGCCGTTTCGGCAGCACTGTGCTGAAACGAGAAACCTACATAGCCATCTTTCGTGTCATTCAAGAACGTGAACTGATTGTTCTTTGAATCGGAGCCACCGAGTCGCCACATGATCTCTCCTGTGGCGCGATTGACCTTTATAACCTCGCTCAGGTGTCGGCACGAGAGAAGCAGATTGCCATCGCTCGCTATTGCGATGGAGTTGATGTGAATGTAGTCGATCGCACTGGCGGTAAGATCGATAGTTTCAGATGCGTCGGTTACCGGGATGTGTTCAATGGAACGCCACAGAAATAGTGTATTGCCGGAGAAGGTTCGTTCTTCGATCACAGCCGAGACCACTTGCACATCGCGACGTCCGCCAGGTACCGTACTGGAGAGGTCTAGTATCACGATCTCTCGTCCGAGGACATAGTATGAGGAGTCCGAGACGATCCGTATCTCATGAAAGTCCGACACATAGGGGGGGGAAGATCTCAACGTATCAATGAACTCTAGATCGATGTTCCGACGAATGTACATCGTCTGACCAACTTCTGACGTGAAGTAGGTGATCCACTTGTTCTTGTAAGCAGAAAGATTCGATCGGGTTTCAAGCGGCGCCCGATACATATACCGGCCGGCGTTATCGAGTATGGCAAACGAGTCACTGCACGCTTCGCCGATCAGGTAATACCCCGGAGAGGTTTGGCCCGTGACGTTAACCCCAAGCGCATGAAAATCTTCATCTTGGGCAGTAGCCTTCGAGAAGGACATCACTGCCATTGCGCCGAACGTAATGAGCATCGTCAGCACTGCTGATCGAAACATGTGAACCCTGTGGTGAGCAACCCTCCACGATACATAACAACGATCCGGTCGTGGGGTTACATCAATATCCCGAGTTTCATCGCAAAAGCGGATTATCAGAGCGTAAGAATGAACCGGTGCGTAACACATCCAAAACATGATGATATCCAAGCTTTCGTCCGCGCAGGAAGCCAAGCCATGCCATGTCTGCGAACCGACCGTTCTCAATGAGATCGAAAAGCCACTCTGAGGCATACTCAGGCTTTTCCTGACGCATCCCGGCACCGATCTCCAGGAGCCACTTGCGATTGAACTTCTCCTGCGACCCGATGGTCGGCGTCATGATGATCGGCAACCCAAGACCCGCATAGAACGAGAGTTCGCTCGGCTTGGTCCAAAGAATATCTGTGGATCGGATAGCGGAATTGAATGCGGTGAAATATTCATCAAGCGTTTCACCGTAGATCACAGACACGCGAGCATTGGGCCCTACGATATCGTGCTTCTGTTGATCAAACCAACTTTTAACCTCACTGCGCGTGCCGGCCACAAGGTTTAGCTGCATGGAACCGTTCTGCAATCGATCCTTGAATGTGCGCAGTAACGATGCGCCGATCTCCTTCAGGGCACCGGCACCGCCTACGGCATAGGTGATGGTCAATACTCTATCGGCAGGTATTGGGTGCGATGTGTCCGGACCCAAGAAGTGTTCAACATTCTTGCCGTGCAGTGTATGAAAGCGACCATTCGGATCTAAGACCTTTAATCGTACTGAAAGGTCGTTCTTCAACGTTGGTAGATCGCGTCCGCCAAGCAATGAATCATCAAGCGGGAAGCCAGTGAGGAAGATCCGATCCTCCGAAACTCCGTACGACTTCAACCGTTGTGCCGCCTTTCCGCAGGGGGCAAAGTAGTTGATCGATGATTCCCACGGATCCTTTGCCACCCATACTCTGTTCAGATCTGCATCGCAGATAATGCAATAGATCGGCTCGTGTCCGGCCTTATCGGCTACCAACGCCGGTACATAAAACGATGTGAGAAGGGGCTGACGTTTCCCCTCTATGATCCGAGCGATACCAGCCCCTAGCCCCTTTTTCAATTGTTTATCCAGCATCTCCACTTGATACGTGATGTGTGAGAGATTGCGGATGGGGTAGAGCGATGGGATGTGCAGGAGCGAATCGAGCATGCCAAACAGTTGCTTTCCAACGAGAGGAACACCCTTGGCGCGCGAGAACACTTCATACAAACGAAGGTACCTACGCCACAGCCTTCTCTCTGATTCAGCGGCCAGTTCATTGTCACCAGCCGGGATCACTCCGCCGTCAGCAAGGCCACGAAACGGAAAGGCCGCACGCATGTGACCATAGCCCATGTCTGCAGAGACTACCCAGATCTTATCAAGAGATTCGTTCATGGATCCTGTTACCGAACCTTGAACGTGGCCATCGTGATGATGGCAAGCATGATGGCAACGATGTAGAATCGAGTGACGATCTTGGCTTCGTGCCAGCCGCTCTTTTCAAAGTGATGATGGAAGGGGGCCATGAGGAAAATGCGCCTGCCATCTCCGTAGCGCTTCTTTGTGTACTTGAACCAGAGTACCTGGAGGATCACCGACATTGTTTCGGCAAAAAAGACGCCCCCTACGATAGGAAGCAGGAACTCCTTTTTGATGAGGACGCAGAGAACGCCGATAGCGCCGCCGAGTGCGAGTGAGCCCGTATCACCCATGAAGACCTGGGCGGGGTAGGCGTTGTACCATAAGAAGCCCATGGCTGCTCCTACGATGGCCGCGCAGAAGATCGCGAGCTCATCGGTACCGCCGAGATGCATGATGTTGAGGTATCCGGCAAAGAAAGCGTTCCCACTGAAGTAGGCGATCACGGCAAGTGTGAGTGCGCTTACACCAACTGTGCCGATACAAAGTCCGTCAAGTCCGTCCGTGAGATTCACGGCGTTCGACGTTGCCGTGATGATGAAGATCACAAGGGGAATGTAGAGGATGCCGAAATCGAAGTTCGACATCTTCTGAAACGGTACAGTAGTGAGAGTCTTCCAGGGAACGAGTTCGGTTGAGTACCACTCGGGGAAGAAGTAGATGGAACCGCCAACAATGAATCCCACCACTACCTGACCCACGATCTTGTACCGTCCGATAAGCCCCTTAGGATACTTCTTGATGACCTTGAGATAGTCATCGAGGAAGCCCACTGCCCCTAATGCTGCTGTTGTGAAGACCGCCATCACAACGTACATGTTCATGATGTTGGCCCACAGCAGCGTAGGGATGAGTACGGCAGCAAGAACGATGAGTCCGCCCATCGTTGGTGTGCCAGCCTTGAGGGAATGACCTCCCACTTGTTGTAGTTCTGACTTTGCCTGTTCGCCGATCTGACGTCGTTTAAGCGCAGCGATGATGCTCGGTCCAAGCAGGATGGCGATGAGGAGGGCAAAGATCGCAGCGGCCGCTGCACGGAAGGTGACGTAGCCAAAGAGATTGATCCCCGGTACGTCCATCATGGACCGGATCCACAATGCCAGTTGATACAGCATAGTTAGCCCTCATTCCCTTGCAAGTGTTCGATCACACGTTCCATGTGCATGCCGCGAGACCCCTTCACCAAGACAACCACTCCGTCTCCAACATGATCCAGTAGGTCGAGGGCGCAACCGCGATGTGTTTCGTGGAAGATCACACGCTCGTCTTCCGTCGACTCAAGGGTTCGACGGAATTCTTCGCCCATAAGGATCACCATATCTGCGCTGTTCTCTGCCTCTGTCATGATATGCTGGTGCTCTTCCTCTGCGGCCTCACCCAACTCTCGCATATCTCCCAGCACGGCAATACGATGCTGAGCAGGGAAGTGCTGAAGGGTTCGCAAGGCAATGATCATCGACTCGGGATTGGCATTGTACGAATCGTTGAGGATGGTGAGTCCGGCAACACGTTCCACAGACATCCGACCATATCCGTGAGAGGCAGGGGGCTCATAGGTAGCAAGTGCCTTCTGTACATCTGCCGGATGAATCTGCATTGCCCAGGCTACAGCTAATGCACACGCTGCGTTATAGGCTGCCGCAAGACCGTGTGCACGCATTTGAGCACGGAACGTGAACGTACCGTGGACGATATGCACGGTTGGGCGAACGTCTGTATCGAATGAAATGGTTGGATGGATCTCTGCCTTTGACTCAATGCCGAACGTGATACATCTGATGAACGTTGTGGCGTAGTTCCTCAGTCGCTCATCATCCATGTTCACAAGTGCAAGTCCATTGTGCTCTCGAAGCCAGTCAAACAGCGCCGTCTCCTCCTTCTCAACGCCATCAAGGTCAATGAGCTTCTCAAGATGCTCCTTGCCGATGTTCGTGATGAGGCCCAGTGTTGGTTGTACCATTGCACAAAGCGTCTCAATCTCACCTGGCTCGTTTGTGCCGATCTCGATCACGGCCACATCGTG
This region of Ignavibacteria bacterium genomic DNA includes:
- a CDS encoding aryl-sulfate sulfotransferase; protein product: MFRSAVLTMLITFGAMAVMSFSKATAQDEDFHALGVNVTGQTSPGYYLIGEACSDSFAILDNAGRYMYRAPLETRSNLSAYKNKWITYFTSEVGQTMYIRRNIDLEFIDTLRSSPPYVSDFHEIRIVSDSSYYVLGREIVILDLSSTVPGGRRDVQVVSAVIEERTFSGNTLFLWRSIEHIPVTDASETIDLTASAIDYIHINSIAIASDGNLLLSCRHLSEVIKVNRATGEIMWRLGGSDSKNNQFTFLNDTKDGYVGFSFQHSAAETADGTLLLFDNGNTKPTAESRAVEYQLDEVAKTATRVWEYKPSPPMYANNMGNVQELENGNVLIGYGSGSTNVVAHEVDRDGVVQAQITNNEEANFSAYRVLKCELYMTGVFRRITAPGNISFTRNDSTTYVSANITRVDAPTSVVVERHSYEPHLIAHGEGAACGVIPMRWTVRFKHLNRVGGTLSLDLGSISLVEYPNMIKLYHRPVEGVGGFTQINATYSAATKQLTTAELLSGEYMLAYKECFPPLLVTPLDGVVEVDTVQTLTWTAAVGSGEYMLEVSKNNNFNVVHLRANTFRLDTTIAKLARGTTYYWRIRARTTTGYGPWSSVFRFTTKMLVPKILSPMIAKDTIAVLRSTPFSWNTVEGADGYRIRVERTEVAEKVLDTTVVGSSFVPSVALLSNTSYTWTVAATKGTITGAASKTEKFITALAAPELQKPEPDAVDVETVNVTFRWLPVATAIRYVFTVIRANDGVVVVRDSTIKGSMVVAALQAGTRYEWTCYAVGRYGRGEQASPQFFITTSSIKLQAPIVIGPRSTNNVDTIDVRFSWEPVVNATHYDVQLTSQSSFSSSDTTVYDLTSTSWTAPQLKPGKVYGWRVIARAVGSVSSWSDTSMFTTKARGTDGLTPVVPVVGSTDVPLSGIFQYTSSTKYSMYTVSVDTSMTFTDPLTFVSNNGYCQYTGLTPATTYYWRVRGRISSGSSVDGAIGRFTTVDATTGIDADQYDLAITVSLVGNELVVAQMNELVSVQSVDVYSIQGKRVLTHEWPGGTIDPRIETTFDPGVYVVRLRTNDPDRPVTVYTVFQGYR
- a CDS encoding phospho-N-acetylmuramoyl-pentapeptide-transferase, which translates into the protein MLYQLALWIRSMMDVPGINLFGYVTFRAAAAAIFALLIAILLGPSIIAALKRRQIGEQAKSELQQVGGHSLKAGTPTMGGLIVLAAVLIPTLLWANIMNMYVVMAVFTTAALGAVGFLDDYLKVIKKYPKGLIGRYKIVGQVVVGFIVGGSIYFFPEWYSTELVPWKTLTTVPFQKMSNFDFGILYIPLVIFIITATSNAVNLTDGLDGLCIGTVGVSALTLAVIAYFSGNAFFAGYLNIMHLGGTDELAIFCAAIVGAAMGFLWYNAYPAQVFMGDTGSLALGGAIGVLCVLIKKEFLLPIVGGVFFAETMSVILQVLWFKYTKKRYGDGRRIFLMAPFHHHFEKSGWHEAKIVTRFYIVAIMLAIITMATFKVR
- a CDS encoding UDP-N-acetylmuramoyl-tripeptide--D-alanyl-D-alanine ligase, with product MTNAARFSYDDLQIIAGRAAAHLPPSIIVSGVSTDTRTLVPGNAFVALSGEQFDGHDHIPTAIAKGAALIIAEHEPDGGLSADFPTDVPWLVVPSTLQCLGSFGWHHRRRFTIPIVAIAGAAGKTSTKDLTAHVLSSTMRVLKTQANYNNQIGTPLTLLQLTDEHDVAVIEIGTNEPGEIETLCAMVQPTLGLITNIGKEHLEKLIDLDGVEKEETALFDWLREHNGLALVNMDDERLRNYATTFIRCITFGIESKAEIHPTISFDTDVRPTVHIVHGTFTFRAQMRAHGLAAAYNAACALAVAWAMQIHPADVQKALATYEPPASHGYGRMSVERVAGLTILNDSYNANPESMIIALRTLQHFPAQHRIAVLGDMRELGEAAEEEHQHIMTEAENSADMVILMGEEFRRTLESTEDERVIFHETHRGCALDLLDHVGDGVVVLVKGSRGMHMERVIEHLQGNEG